From a region of the bacterium genome:
- the rpsJ gene encoding 30S ribosomal protein S10 has protein sequence MTKKKEKNTNRQRMKVKLKAYDHRILDGSIKEIIRTVERTGARMVGPIPLPTKIEKWTVLRSPHVDKRSMESFEIRIHKRLFEIVDPTRKTTDALMKLNLPAGVHVEIKI, from the coding sequence ATGACGAAGAAAAAAGAGAAAAACACAAATCGGCAACGAATGAAAGTGAAACTCAAGGCGTACGATCATAGGATATTGGATGGATCAATTAAAGAGATTATCCGAACGGTCGAAAGGACCGGTGCTAGGATGGTAGGTCCAATTCCTTTGCCTACAAAAATAGAAAAATGGACTGTGCTAAGATCTCCTCATGTAGATAAGAGATCAATGGAATCTTTCGAAATTAGAATTCACAAAAGATTATTTGAGATTGTGGATCCCACAAGGAAAACTACAGACGCATTAATGAAACTGAATCTTCCTGCTGGAGTTCATGTGGAGATAAAAATATAA
- the rplC gene encoding 50S ribosomal protein L3, with translation MIGLIGKKVGMTQIFNEEGKVIPVTVIEAGPCKVVQKKTKAKDGYDAIQLGFGEVKETRASKPYIGHFKKIGLNPMEILEEIRIEDLSKFKECDEIKVDIFSNSKFVNIQGMTKGKGFMGVMKRWGFAGMPASHGTHKKHRHPGSIGQHTDPGRVFKGKKMGGKTGNEKITVKKLAVAGIDLEKNILLVKGSVPGSRGSALFIFSDLNAPINLQITQPQAENKPVAVEK, from the coding sequence ATGATAGGACTAATTGGTAAAAAAGTAGGAATGACCCAAATATTTAATGAGGAAGGGAAAGTAATCCCTGTTACTGTTATTGAAGCAGGTCCTTGCAAGGTTGTTCAAAAAAAGACAAAAGCAAAAGATGGGTATGATGCTATACAATTAGGTTTTGGAGAAGTAAAAGAAACTAGAGCAAGCAAACCTTATATTGGTCATTTTAAAAAAATAGGGTTAAACCCAATGGAAATATTGGAAGAAATAAGGATAGAAGATTTAAGTAAATTTAAAGAATGTGATGAAATTAAAGTGGACATATTCTCAAATTCCAAATTTGTAAATATCCAAGGGATGACCAAAGGTAAAGGTTTTATGGGTGTTATGAAAAGATGGGGATTTGCGGGAATGCCTGCTAGTCATGGAACGCATAAAAAACACAGACACCCTGGGTCTATTGGTCAGCATACAGATCCTGGTAGAGTATTTAAAGGTAAGAAAATGGGCGGAAAAACGGGAAACGAAAAGATTACCGTAAAAAAATTAGCAGTTGCAGGAATTGACTTGGAAAAGAATATTTTGTTGGTTAAAGGTTCTGTTCCCGGATCAAGAGGTTCTGCCTTATTTATTTTTTCGGATTTGAACGCACCCATTAATTTGCAAATAACTCAGCCGCAGGCGGAGAATAAGCCTGTAGCTGTAGAAAAATAG
- the rplD gene encoding 50S ribosomal protein L4: protein MSEVDVYDMEGKIVKKIELKDSIFNFQPNLQLVSEVVNMYLANIKIHTASTKTKGEVRGGGKKPWRQKGTGRARTASLRSPLFRGGGVTFGPRPKKVVCHIPKKKRSIALKSTLSLKLREGKIKVIEGINLEEGKSKNFNEILSKIQVDNDKGKKMMVIINSPSETVIKATNNLKKIRIKNPLILNALDVMSCDWLILELNSLPLLEKRV, encoded by the coding sequence ATGTCTGAAGTAGATGTTTATGATATGGAAGGTAAAATAGTCAAAAAGATAGAGTTGAAAGATTCTATTTTTAACTTCCAACCAAATCTTCAATTAGTGTCTGAAGTAGTGAATATGTATTTGGCTAATATAAAAATCCATACCGCATCTACTAAAACAAAAGGTGAGGTACGTGGTGGCGGGAAAAAACCTTGGAGGCAAAAAGGCACCGGCAGAGCAAGGACGGCTTCTCTTAGGTCTCCTCTATTTAGAGGCGGCGGCGTTACATTTGGTCCACGGCCTAAAAAAGTAGTATGCCATATTCCCAAAAAGAAGAGAAGTATTGCTTTAAAATCCACTCTTTCCTTAAAGTTGCGGGAAGGGAAGATAAAAGTTATTGAAGGCATAAATTTGGAAGAAGGGAAATCAAAAAATTTTAATGAAATCTTAAGCAAAATTCAAGTTGATAATGATAAAGGCAAAAAAATGATGGTGATTATAAATTCGCCGTCAGAAACCGTTATCAAAGCGACAAATAATTTAAAAAAAATAAGAATAAAGAATCCATTAATACTCAATGCTCTTGACGTAATGTCTTGTGATTGGTTAATATTAGAGCTTAATTCTTTGCCTTTATTGGAAAAGAGAGTTTAA
- the rplW gene encoding 50S ribosomal protein L23, with protein sequence MIAESVKIIREPVITEQTTAKMESYNKYSFRVDPRANKSAIKRAIEQMFSVKVVKINTKVRKSKPRKVRLRQEGRTPFWKEAIVTLKKGQSIDILG encoded by the coding sequence ATGATAGCCGAATCAGTTAAAATTATAAGAGAACCAGTAATAACAGAACAGACAACAGCTAAGATGGAATCTTATAATAAATATTCTTTTAGAGTTGACCCCAGAGCTAACAAAAGTGCAATTAAGCGGGCAATTGAGCAAATGTTTAGTGTAAAGGTAGTAAAAATTAATACTAAAGTAAGAAAGTCGAAACCTCGTAAAGTCAGGTTAAGACAAGAAGGCAGAACACCGTTTTGGAAGGAAGCAATAGTTACTTTAAAGAAGGGACAATCAATAGATATATTGGGTTAA
- the rplB gene encoding 50S ribosomal protein L2, translating into MGLKTHKPVTPGQRNMVSQTFEDLTKKSPEKSLTKGHVRRAGRSRQGSITVRRKGGGCKRRYRTIDFSMKKEGVKGKVSSIEYDPNRTGRIALIKYIDGDKRYIIASAGLKVGDEISNGENANLTSGSSLPLKNIPVGTLIYNIQLNKDKSAQMVRAAGTYAQILAKEGDFANVKLPSGEVRKFRIDCKACIGQVGNIEHSSIRIGKAGRNRHLGKRPRVRGVAMNPIDHPLGGGEGRSSGGRHPSTPWGKLEKKTRKKKLSNKYIVKRRK; encoded by the coding sequence ATGGGATTAAAAACACATAAACCAGTTACTCCAGGTCAAAGGAATATGGTCAGTCAAACCTTTGAGGACTTGACGAAAAAGTCACCGGAGAAGAGCCTGACAAAGGGACATGTAAGAAGAGCAGGGAGGTCTCGCCAAGGCAGTATAACGGTTAGAAGAAAAGGCGGGGGATGTAAGCGTCGTTATAGAACAATAGATTTCAGCATGAAAAAAGAAGGAGTAAAAGGAAAAGTTTCAAGTATAGAATATGATCCTAATCGAACTGGTCGTATTGCATTAATAAAATATATAGATGGCGATAAGAGATATATAATAGCTTCTGCGGGTTTGAAAGTTGGCGATGAAATATCAAATGGGGAAAATGCTAATTTAACGAGTGGTAGTTCTCTGCCGTTAAAGAATATTCCCGTTGGAACGCTTATATATAATATCCAATTGAATAAAGACAAGAGTGCTCAAATGGTAAGAGCCGCAGGAACATATGCGCAAATTTTAGCTAAGGAAGGTGATTTTGCTAATGTAAAATTGCCGTCGGGAGAAGTAAGAAAATTTAGAATAGATTGCAAAGCATGTATTGGGCAAGTAGGGAATATTGAACATTCTTCCATTAGGATAGGCAAAGCTGGTAGAAATCGACATTTGGGAAAAAGACCCCGAGTTAGAGGTGTTGCAATGAATCCGATAGACCATCCTCTTGGTGGTGGTGAGGGAAGAAGTTCCGGTGGAAGGCATCCTTCTACTCCTTGGGGGAAACTTGAAAAGAAGACGCGCAAAAAGAAGCTTTCAAATAAATATATAGTAAAAAGAAGGAAATAA
- the rpsS gene encoding 30S ribosomal protein S19 — protein sequence MGRSVKKGAFVDLKLVAKIEKAKRENSRKPIKTWSRSSMLTPDFVGLTLSVHNGKTFVNLYVTENMVGYKVGEFVHTRTFRSHGAHTEKSATTT from the coding sequence ATGGGTAGATCAGTAAAAAAAGGTGCTTTTGTAGACTTGAAATTGGTTGCTAAAATAGAAAAAGCGAAGAGAGAGAACAGCAGAAAGCCAATTAAGACTTGGAGTAGGAGTTCTATGCTTACTCCTGACTTTGTAGGGTTGACTCTTTCTGTTCATAATGGTAAAACCTTCGTCAATCTTTATGTTACGGAAAATATGGTAGGTTATAAAGTTGGAGAGTTTGTTCATACCAGAACTTTTAGATCTCACGGTGCGCATACTGAAAAATCTGCGACGACAACATAA
- the rplV gene encoding 50S ribosomal protein L22, with protein MIGKAVLSFAKISPIKLREVVSLIRGKEANESLVVLQFTNKKGAGILGKVLKSAIANVLQKESSIDEDSLIVKEVRVDEGSRGKRISFAARGGASVIKRRTSHVTIVVEGKPKVKESNKKKAVKDKVKGK; from the coding sequence GTGATTGGAAAAGCAGTGTTAAGTTTTGCTAAAATATCGCCCATAAAACTGAGGGAAGTTGTTTCTTTAATTAGAGGCAAAGAAGCGAATGAATCCTTGGTGGTATTACAATTTACAAATAAAAAAGGAGCGGGTATTTTAGGAAAAGTTTTAAAAAGCGCTATCGCTAACGTTTTACAAAAAGAAAGTTCTATAGATGAGGATTCTCTTATTGTAAAAGAAGTGAGGGTTGATGAAGGTTCAAGGGGGAAGAGAATAAGCTTTGCTGCGAGAGGTGGAGCTTCAGTTATCAAGAGAAGAACATCGCATGTAACGATAGTTGTAGAAGGTAAACCTAAAGTAAAAGAAAGCAATAAGAAAAAAGCAGTAAAAGATAAAGTAAAAGGTAAATAA
- the rpsC gene encoding 30S ribosomal protein S3 — MGQKVNPKGFRVGVTIDWESKWYADKDYSKLLHEDIKIRSLIKDKLRFAGVPKIEIGRLPEQVVIDVFTAKPGIVIGRGGTEVDKLRGQIQGLVNNKEVVLNVKEVRGVSSNAQLVAENIALQLEKRIPHRRAMKRAISQAMDSGAKGIKIKCKGRLGGNEIARDEEYKEGKVPLHTIRAIIDYGFIEAKTMFGIIGVKVWVYKGEFLRVKADKVTENKVSSETQAVANVPVTEKKTASRQKPSFPKQKVSKNKNVKEKIDKVGGK; from the coding sequence ATGGGTCAAAAAGTTAATCCTAAAGGTTTTCGTGTTGGCGTCACAATAGATTGGGAGTCTAAATGGTATGCCGATAAAGATTATTCGAAATTGTTGCATGAAGATATAAAAATAAGAAGTTTGATAAAAGATAAATTAAGATTTGCAGGTGTTCCCAAAATTGAAATTGGCAGACTTCCCGAACAGGTTGTAATTGATGTGTTTACCGCAAAGCCGGGCATAGTAATTGGAAGAGGTGGAACGGAAGTAGATAAATTACGAGGTCAGATACAAGGATTGGTAAACAATAAAGAGGTTGTATTAAATGTCAAAGAAGTAAGAGGTGTTTCTTCAAACGCTCAATTGGTAGCTGAAAATATAGCTTTGCAATTAGAGAAGAGAATACCTCACAGAAGGGCAATGAAAAGAGCTATTAGTCAGGCGATGGACTCTGGCGCTAAAGGAATAAAAATTAAGTGCAAAGGTAGATTGGGTGGCAATGAGATAGCCAGAGACGAAGAGTATAAAGAAGGAAAAGTTCCGCTTCATACAATAAGAGCTATTATCGATTATGGTTTTATTGAGGCAAAGACAATGTTTGGAATTATAGGTGTTAAAGTATGGGTATATAAAGGGGAATTTTTAAGAGTTAAAGCCGACAAAGTAACTGAAAATAAAGTTTCCTCTGAAACGCAGGCTGTTGCTAATGTGCCTGTTACTGAGAAAAAAACTGCAAGCAGGCAAAAACCTAGCTTTCCAAAACAAAAAGTAAGTAAAAATAAAAACGTCAAAGAAAAAATAGACAAAGTTGGGGGAAAATAA
- the rplP gene encoding 50S ribosomal protein L16 gives MPLIPKRIKYRKRHKGRIKGKSSRGTVLTHGEYGIKVVEVGIITSKQMEAARLAIARTIKKGGKIFFKISTDKPITKKPLETRMGKGKGEVAMWVAPIQPGRIILEIEGISEDIAMKALKVACDKLPFQTKIVSRHKLGVSQ, from the coding sequence ATGCCTCTTATTCCTAAAAGAATCAAATATAGAAAAAGACATAAGGGCCGCATAAAAGGTAAGAGTTCAAGGGGTACCGTGTTGACGCATGGCGAATATGGAATTAAAGTTGTTGAAGTGGGTATAATCACTTCTAAACAAATGGAAGCTGCAAGGTTGGCTATAGCTCGAACTATTAAGAAGGGCGGCAAAATATTTTTTAAAATTTCAACGGATAAGCCGATTACAAAAAAACCATTGGAAACAAGAATGGGAAAAGGAAAAGGAGAAGTTGCAATGTGGGTTGCTCCGATTCAACCTGGCAGAATAATACTGGAAATTGAAGGAATTTCTGAAGATATTGCAATGAAAGCTTTAAAAGTTGCTTGTGATAAGTTGCCATTTCAGACTAAAATAGTTTCTCGTCACAAACTTGGAGTTTCACAATGA
- the rpmC gene encoding 50S ribosomal protein L29: MKKVEFEQYSNEELLSKRNSFYIELFNLRTQLITGQLGNMKKVKERKKDIARIYTILKERQLKNEKTKTR, from the coding sequence ATGAAGAAGGTAGAATTTGAACAATATTCTAACGAAGAATTACTCTCGAAGAGAAATTCTTTCTATATAGAGCTTTTTAATTTAAGAACTCAACTTATTACAGGGCAATTAGGGAATATGAAAAAGGTAAAAGAAAGAAAAAAAGATATTGCTCGTATATATACAATACTAAAAGAAAGACAATTAAAAAATGAGAAAACAAAGACAAGGTAG
- the rpsQ gene encoding 30S ribosomal protein S17 has product MRKQRQGRVISDKMQSTVIVETVSLVSHPMYKKTLKRKSKFVAHNSENKAKLGNIVRIVETKPLSKTKRWKVAEIIKADRSTLGTVLKKKTSKRKKSKKKGAK; this is encoded by the coding sequence ATGAGAAAACAAAGACAAGGTAGGGTTATATCTGATAAGATGCAGTCCACAGTTATTGTGGAAACGGTTAGTTTAGTGTCTCATCCTATGTATAAAAAGACGCTAAAGAGAAAAAGTAAATTTGTAGCTCATAATTCTGAAAATAAGGCAAAATTAGGCAACATAGTCAGAATAGTGGAAACAAAACCTTTATCAAAAACCAAACGATGGAAAGTAGCCGAAATTATAAAGGCCGATAGGTCCACATTAGGAACTGTTCTTAAGAAAAAGACTTCTAAACGCAAGAAATCAAAGAAGAAAGGTGCAAAATGA
- the rplN gene encoding 50S ribosomal protein L14 produces the protein MIGLASRLDVADNTGAKRVYCFQVLSGKKKFATVGDIITASVKEIGVGGSIKKGEVVRAVVVRVKKEIKRNDGTYIRFDRNSVVLIDKTNNPIGTRIFGPVPRELREKNFTKIVSLAPEVV, from the coding sequence ATGATTGGTTTAGCCTCTAGATTAGACGTTGCAGACAATACCGGAGCAAAAAGAGTTTATTGTTTTCAGGTATTAAGTGGTAAAAAGAAATTTGCTACTGTTGGCGATATTATAACAGCGTCGGTAAAAGAAATAGGTGTTGGCGGTAGTATTAAGAAAGGCGAAGTTGTGAGAGCTGTTGTTGTAAGAGTAAAAAAAGAAATAAAACGAAATGACGGGACATATATAAGATTTGACAGAAATTCGGTAGTGTTGATTGATAAAACTAATAACCCAATAGGGACACGTATTTTTGGTCCTGTTCCTAGAGAATTGAGAGAGAAAAATTTTACAAAAATAGTATCTCTTGCTCCCGAAGTGGTATAA
- the rplX gene encoding 50S ribosomal protein L24 → MSISIKKGDTVLVISGKDKGKTAKVKVVLSKKNRVVLERINIAKKHTKPSRKNAQGGVVELEKSINCSNVMIYCQRCTKGVRIGVKVLKDGAKSRFCKKCGEIIEKG, encoded by the coding sequence ATGAGTATTTCTATTAAAAAAGGTGATACTGTTCTTGTGATATCCGGCAAAGATAAAGGTAAGACTGCCAAGGTTAAGGTGGTGTTGTCTAAAAAAAATAGAGTAGTTTTAGAACGTATAAATATTGCTAAAAAACATACTAAACCTTCGCGAAAAAACGCTCAAGGAGGAGTTGTAGAGTTAGAGAAGTCAATTAACTGTTCTAATGTAATGATTTATTGCCAGAGATGCACAAAAGGCGTAAGAATCGGCGTAAAAGTGTTAAAAGACGGTGCTAAAAGCCGTTTCTGTAAAAAGTGTGGTGAAATAATAGAAAAAGGATAG
- the rplE gene encoding 50S ribosomal protein L5 yields the protein MTEEKYVPRLKDKYKGEVVPYMMEKFKYANLLQVPKIKAIVINMGVGEAKDDKKFLDEALKLLSIISGQKPVVTVAKISVSGFKLRQGKPIGCKVTLRKNNMYEFLDRLISFVLPRIRDFRGVNPNSFDGRGNYSMGMQEQQVFPEIAHEQIPHVMGMDICFVTTAKTNEEGYALLESFGMPFRKD from the coding sequence ATGACAGAAGAAAAATATGTTCCCAGGTTAAAAGATAAGTATAAAGGAGAAGTTGTCCCATATATGATGGAGAAGTTTAAATATGCTAATTTATTGCAGGTTCCCAAAATAAAGGCGATAGTCATAAATATGGGGGTCGGGGAAGCCAAAGATGACAAGAAATTCTTAGACGAAGCGTTAAAACTTCTTTCAATAATAAGTGGGCAGAAACCGGTTGTTACCGTAGCTAAAATATCAGTTTCGGGTTTTAAACTAAGACAAGGAAAACCTATAGGGTGCAAAGTTACTTTAAGGAAAAATAATATGTATGAATTTTTAGATAGGCTTATTTCTTTTGTCCTGCCTCGTATAAGAGATTTTAGAGGTGTTAATCCCAACTCTTTTGATGGAAGAGGGAACTATTCTATGGGAATGCAAGAGCAACAAGTTTTTCCAGAAATAGCTCATGAACAAATTCCTCATGTTATGGGAATGGATATTTGTTTTGTGACTACGGCAAAAACAAATGAAGAAGGATATGCGTTATTGGAATCTTTTGGAATGCCGTTTAGAAAAGATTAA
- a CDS encoding type Z 30S ribosomal protein S14, whose product MARKALIEKTKNKNKFKVRSYNRCQLCGRPRAFIRKFGLCRICFRNLAHKGQVPGVTKSSW is encoded by the coding sequence ATGGCAAGAAAAGCGTTAATAGAAAAGACAAAAAATAAGAATAAATTTAAGGTTCGTTCTTATAATCGTTGTCAATTATGTGGAAGACCCAGAGCTTTTATAAGAAAATTTGGTCTTTGCAGGATATGTTTCCGAAATTTAGCTCACAAGGGGCAAGTTCCTGGAGTGACTAAATCTAGTTGGTAA
- the rpsH gene encoding 30S ribosomal protein S8 — MSITDPIADFVVALKNASLSRRAEIVIAFSNMKMGILEVLKKEGFIEDYASKKEGKKSNITIKLKYFGSESAIRDAKRVSKISKKVYVGKDTMPLREGNRIWVVSTSKGIMTSDECKTKGIGGEILCYVE; from the coding sequence ATGAGTATTACTGATCCAATAGCAGATTTTGTGGTTGCTTTAAAAAATGCTTCTTTGTCACGCAGAGCTGAAATAGTTATTGCTTTTTCTAACATGAAGATGGGTATTTTAGAAGTGCTTAAGAAAGAAGGATTCATAGAGGATTACGCTAGCAAAAAAGAAGGCAAAAAAAGCAATATAACAATCAAATTAAAATATTTTGGCAGTGAGTCAGCTATCAGAGATGCAAAAAGAGTAAGCAAAATAAGCAAAAAAGTTTATGTCGGAAAAGACACTATGCCTTTAAGAGAGGGAAACAGAATATGGGTTGTGTCAACATCTAAAGGAATAATGACGTCAGATGAATGCAAAACAAAAGGCATTGGTGGAGAAATCTTGTGTTACGTAGAATAG
- the rplF gene encoding 50S ribosomal protein L6, producing the protein MSRIGKMPVAIPNNVKVEINQNIVSVEGPKGKLSEKFSSLMDITRDKEEIIVKRSSDEKFNRALHGTTRALIANMIKGVSDGFQKELEIIGVGYSAKMEGKKLVMKLGFSHLVEYMPSDIVKLEVKKAKNFEVIVSSPNKQEVGQAACEIRKFCPPNAYKGKGIRYKGEYIKLKPGKTAATGAAGAG; encoded by the coding sequence ATGTCACGAATTGGTAAAATGCCAGTTGCTATACCTAATAATGTTAAAGTCGAGATTAATCAAAACATTGTTTCGGTTGAAGGTCCAAAGGGCAAATTGTCTGAAAAGTTTTCTTCCCTAATGGATATTACAAGGGACAAGGAAGAAATTATTGTCAAACGTTCTTCGGATGAAAAATTCAATCGCGCTCTTCATGGAACTACGCGAGCTCTAATTGCTAATATGATAAAAGGGGTTTCTGATGGGTTCCAAAAAGAACTGGAGATAATAGGGGTTGGTTATTCTGCCAAGATGGAAGGCAAGAAATTAGTTATGAAACTCGGCTTTTCTCATCTGGTTGAGTATATGCCGTCGGATATAGTTAAATTGGAAGTGAAAAAAGCAAAAAATTTTGAAGTGATTGTAAGTAGTCCAAACAAGCAGGAAGTAGGTCAGGCGGCCTGCGAAATTCGTAAGTTTTGTCCACCTAATGCTTATAAAGGTAAGGGAATAAGATATAAAGGGGAATACATAAAATTGAAACCAGGTAAGACAGCGGCAACAGGGGCGGCTGGCGCAGGATAA
- a CDS encoding 50S ribosomal protein L18: MSRELKEKRIKRERRHRKTRAKIHGTSLCPRICVFRSNKNIYVNMIDDENNKVMMTFSSLSKESKEGKINGSNVKAAVFVGELAGKKAIEKGIKKGIFDRSGYRYHGRVKAVAEGLKKAGI, encoded by the coding sequence ATGAGTAGAGAACTTAAAGAAAAACGTATAAAGAGAGAAAGAAGACATAGGAAAACAAGGGCAAAAATACACGGGACTTCCCTATGTCCTCGAATATGTGTTTTTAGAAGCAATAAGAATATATATGTTAATATGATAGACGATGAGAACAATAAGGTCATGATGACTTTCTCTTCTCTTTCTAAAGAGAGTAAAGAGGGGAAAATTAATGGCTCTAATGTTAAGGCTGCTGTTTTTGTCGGAGAATTAGCTGGTAAAAAAGCCATAGAAAAAGGCATTAAAAAAGGCATTTTTGACAGGAGCGGATATCGATATCATGGAAGAGTAAAAGCTGTGGCTGAAGGTTTAAAGAAAGCCGGGATATAA
- the rpsE gene encoding 30S ribosomal protein S5 produces MEHTKGKFRSRSEQVGFKEKVVYINRVGKVAKGGRKIAFSAVVVVGDGNGKVGCGLGKAPEVAEAIRKGIKIATKNMVEIPMKDNTIPASVVGEFIASRVVLRPAFKGTGIIAGAPARAVLELAGIKDILTKSLGSNNPLNVIKATLNGLQKIKEDIERYQMRIENK; encoded by the coding sequence ATGGAACATACTAAAGGAAAATTTAGATCAAGAAGTGAACAGGTAGGGTTCAAAGAGAAAGTCGTATATATAAACCGTGTAGGTAAAGTAGCTAAAGGCGGAAGGAAAATAGCTTTCAGCGCAGTTGTGGTGGTGGGGGATGGTAATGGCAAGGTGGGGTGTGGTTTAGGCAAGGCACCCGAAGTAGCGGAAGCCATAAGAAAAGGGATTAAAATAGCTACAAAAAATATGGTCGAGATTCCCATGAAAGACAATACAATACCTGCTTCGGTTGTAGGGGAATTTATTGCCTCAAGAGTAGTTCTTAGACCTGCTTTCAAAGGAACCGGTATCATTGCCGGAGCACCTGCTAGAGCAGTTTTGGAACTTGCCGGCATTAAAGATATTCTTACCAAGTCCTTGGGTTCCAATAATCCTCTCAATGTAATAAAAGCGACTTTAAACGGACTGCAAAAGATAAAAGAAGATATAGAACGTTATCAGATGAGGATTGAAAATAAATGA
- the rplO gene encoding 50S ribosomal protein L15: MKLHNLLPPYGEKHKVKRLGRGNSSGSGNYSGKGMKGQGSRKGRGTYLGFEGGQMPLYRRLPKRGFTPLNKERYQEVNLCSLNSLKDEKEITPEILRKKGLIKKVNEKIKILGKGTLELTLVVKAHKFSRKAKEEIVKKGGKAIEIVSYTSKPKIDKEEVERNKVTVKESLAEKEQKTKGKEKTEIEPKIIKRKKSLKSEDKAKTKGKKKDK; the protein is encoded by the coding sequence ATGAAATTACATAATTTATTACCTCCTTATGGTGAAAAACATAAAGTAAAAAGATTGGGCAGAGGAAATTCTTCCGGAAGCGGTAATTACAGCGGAAAAGGGATGAAGGGACAAGGCTCTCGTAAGGGGCGTGGCACTTATCTTGGTTTTGAAGGCGGTCAAATGCCTTTATACAGAAGACTGCCTAAAAGAGGTTTTACTCCTTTAAACAAAGAAAGATATCAGGAAGTTAATCTTTGTTCTCTTAATAGTTTGAAAGACGAGAAAGAGATAACGCCGGAAATTTTACGAAAAAAAGGTCTTATCAAAAAAGTAAACGAAAAAATAAAAATTCTTGGAAAAGGGACGCTTGAACTAACACTTGTCGTAAAAGCCCACAAATTCAGTCGCAAAGCAAAAGAAGAAATAGTTAAAAAAGGCGGCAAAGCTATAGAGATAGTATCCTATACATCCAAACCCAAGATAGATAAAGAAGAAGTGGAAAGAAACAAAGTAACGGTAAAAGAATCTTTAGCAGAAAAAGAGCAAAAGACAAAAGGTAAAGAAAAAACAGAGATAGAGCCGAAAATTATAAAAAGGAAGAAATCTTTAAAAAGTGAAGATAAGGCAAAAACAAAAGGGAAGAAGAAGGACAAATAG